The Gouania willdenowi chromosome 7, fGouWil2.1, whole genome shotgun sequence genome includes a window with the following:
- the LOC114466500 gene encoding transcription elongation factor A protein 2-like — MATNQEVENIALILDKMVHKKNTDGALDLLKELKDMRMSLETLQSTRVGMSVNAVRKLSSDEEVQTLAKTLIKSWKRLLEEKKSDVSLVRSSSSNDCGVAKKSKKSEDTPTVLTPPLTPLTPTPPPPLRVTSFPPAPVTTDNVRNKCRELLVAALQTDNDFKTIGVDCKHLAAQIEDQIYQEFKSTDMKYKARLRSRISNLKDQKNPDLRRNVLCGNISPQRIANMTSEDMASAELKQIREALTKESIREHQLSKVGGTETDMFVCNKCHGKNCSYTQVQTRSADEPMTTYVLCNSCGNRWKVRERSHDHTSSGDQTHLQVSVDDSWYLGEVHRFLPPSLKYKRVPLCI; from the exons ATGGCCACGAACCAGGAGGTGGAGAACATAGCCCTCATTCTGGATAAGATGGTTCACAAGAAGAACACG gaTGGAGCTCTGGATTTGTTGAAGGAGCTGAAGGACATGAGGATGTCTTTGGAGACTTTACAg TCGACTCGTGTTGGAATGTCTGTGAACGCTGTGAGAAAACTGAGCTCAGATGAAGAGGTTCAGACCCTGGCAAAGACCCTCATCAAGTCCTGGAAGAGActgttag AGGAGAAGAAGAGTGATGTGTCGCTCGTGAGGTCCTCATCCTCAAATGACTGCGGTGTAGCTAAGAAAAG CAAGAAGTCTGAGGACACGCCCACTGTGCTGACTCctcccctcacccccctcacccccactcctcctcctcctcttcgtgTCACCTCCTTCCCTCCTGCTCCCGTCACCACCGACAACGTGAGAAACAAGTGTCGAGAGCTACTGGTGGCGGCGCTGCAGACTGACA ACGACTTTAAGACGATCGGTGTGGACTGTAAACATCTCGCTGCTCAGATTGAAGATC AGATCTACCAGGAGTTTAAATCCACAGACATGAAGTATAAAGCTCGTCTACGGAGTCGTATCTCTAACCTGAAGGACCAGAAGAACCCTGACCTGAGACGGAACGTTCTGTGTGGGAACATCTCCCCACAACGCATCGCCAACATGACCTCAGAG gacatGGCCAGTGCTGAGCTGAAGCAGATCAGAGAAGCTCTGACTAAAGAGTCGATCAGAGAACATCAGCTCTCTAAGGTTGGAGGGACGGAGAcggacatgtttgtgtgtaacaaGTGTCACGGGAAGAACTGCTCctacacacag GTCCAAACCCGTAGTGCTGATGAACCCATGACTACTTATGTTTTGTGTAACAGCTGTGGGAACAGATGGAAGGTAAGGGagaggtcacatgatcacaccTCATCAGGTGATCAAACACACCTACAGGTCAGTGTGGATGACTCGTGGTATTTAGGAGAAGTTCACAGATTTCTGCCTCCATCACTGAAATATAAACGTGTTCCTTTGTGTATTTAA